Sequence from the Microplitis demolitor isolate Queensland-Clemson2020A chromosome 2, iyMicDemo2.1a, whole genome shotgun sequence genome:
ataaaatataggaaccattcctataatagtatgggtacaattcctataatagtatgggtacaattcctataccattatgggaaccattcccataatacatGGGAAcacttcctataatttttttcccgtgaagaagtaattttcacacttttctttgaattaatattttcacgatagcatgggaatcattcccataatattataagaacCATTCCTagaaattataggaaccattcctataatattataggaatggtttctCTAATTTCTAGGAAagatttctataatttattggaatcgttcctatatattatgggagtGATTCCCATAGtattataggaagtattcccataaattataggaactattcttataattatgggtaacattcccataattataggaactgctcccataatttatgaTCGTCATTCCTATACTGATATAggatgaaatttcacaaaattataggaaccattcctacaattttctttccgtgtaataACAGTAATGGTAATATGGAAGATATCCCTATAATGTGGgtcaaatttcttttaaatatcgTTGTATTCtcttttttctttagtaaaaCTTACCATGTTGATAAagcaaaattttctatgtcaACAAAGGAATTTCCCCAAgcaaaatgagaaaaattcccatattttcactgattcaatTTTAGagaataagtattaataaactttttaaaaattatcgcttacaatatttacatataataaagaaaagaaagaacGATAAATgacattttagtttttctaataaatataattaatatgtaatatataaaaatacaaaaaaattggttAGTAATTTAAcgtagttatttataaaaaaaataaaatactggtTGATAACATGGgatatgattatatacaaaaagTAAGTCAGTACTTTAAAAAACTCGAGTTAAAAGACGCGTTTAGCTGGATTTCCTGATTAGTTTTCCATGTGATAAGTTCCTTTTCAAAGTTCGATTGGTTCTTGGACTTGATGGAACTGAGCCATCTATTGAATAACGGCCGCTTGTGATTTTCATTACTGAAAGGTTTTTTATTCTCGACCATCAATCGGTAATATCGAATAATGGTGTGCACTCCAATCCACAAAATTGATATAATTGAGCCAAGAATTTTCCATACGTCAGAAATATTTTGCGAATGCAAACTGAGTTCTTTTCTCAATCCTTGTTTCCGTGAGTCAAAAGAAAGGAATCTTGGTATTATTGAGtcataattgaaattacaGTAGGGATCCAATACGAAAAAAGTCCATATTATCAATACAAAACTGAATGAAAGTGGTATATTCCAGCCTAATCTTGATCGGAAATCGAATCCTCGTAGAATACGTAGTCCGCCTTTGTCATCtggaaatatttgataatgacaattttaaaattagaaagAAAACAATAGACTCAAGTAAAATGGCGGCAAAAAGTTACGAGTTTCAGTATACAGTCACGGTCttacaaatttgaattcatgtataatttaaactgAAGCTATTTTACCAACATTTCTTCCATTTGCgtatgtataatttaataactcaCCTTCTACATTACTGAGAACAGATAACAATATTTGAGTCAACAAAACTAAAACAACAAAAGAAAGACTTCCATCTGGAATAGATATTACTCTTCCCAAATCAACTATAGTTCCAttgtaattaacaattttctgtTGCGTGTTTTCAATAAGAGTTATATTATGCTGTTTGAATGAATCTACAAAATGTAGTACAATATCTACAGGATTATCACCAGTTAtgtataaaatagtaaatgaaCTGACTAAAAAGACGGTAATCCTCCACTGTGAAGCTAATGCATCTGTATAATGTCGTACAGGATAAAGTTGTTCACGTGCTGTATTGAAAGTACGAATATAACCTAAATGAAAAGAAcacacattattattattattattatcatcagttGTGTATAATGACCCGCATGGAAAAGCTAATatatacactgagaaaaaaaagtactactttcgaaacaagaatttcttggttcaagaaatccgttcaaaatatttattttattattattaattatcaatttcttgagaaaagagcatcaaatttatttttgttattatatgaatttgatattatattatgagtaaacaaaagaatagctttacttgaattaaataaaaattatttccttcaattctacgaattcttgagacaaaattatatattcttgaaagttatcaagaatatatgttcttgtatcaagtaaatgttcttaacaaaagtattttttttctcagtgtagtgttaaaagtatatagaaaaatatatggtgaatatgtgataaatatatagcggcaaaaatatctatacggaaaaatatatgttttttacacATAttggattatatatttataataatatatttacccatatataatgttttgtatttttccatatatattatctcaTATAATGCTCAACATATTCTTGCcatataagtataatataataaacttgatatatactttcatatattttgatcCATATAATTAGTGGTATATGGTCtctatataattgattatatatgagaGAATTTATatggttaaaaatatatggttcGCAGTAGattggaattatattttgccaatatattaaaacttatatttttcgctatatattaaaaattttattttttcattatcctTTTCCGATTTCTACACAattccacaaaaaaaagtcaagtttattatttgttttcttttcaTGGACCTTACATTTACTGAATAACTAACGCAATAAcctaagaaaagtaaaaaaagtgccatataatttacaatatactggAAACCATATATTTTGCAGTATACtgaaaaacatatataaaaatacaaaaaatactatatattaattaatatactactttcaatataatatatcaatataaagaaagttatattaaaatatatatgtgaaacatacataaaaaattcatatattgataaatatattggtaatatattctagcaatatatttttatttaatatattatcatatattaatacggcaaaaatattagtattattttatacattgtacaatatatcacattataatattaatatattttatcatatatgttttcaCATATAGAGCTTTTTCATGCGGGGAGGCTTTCCATTCCAAAATCGACAGTCACTATTACTATTCAAAATGGCCTGCCTCATTCGtgatcaaattatttatttttattattatagttaccAGTAGGACTGAGTATAGAATAAGAAACATCCTGccaaaatccaaaaaatatgaaactaGATGACAGAATGATAATCCAAAAactattatcataaatagtGCTGTCATGTAACGAAAACACAATATTCTCGATAGCTAAATTtgctaaaataataacatcTCCAACAATAAACACAATGTTATTTTTAGCGTTTCTTCTGTCAGAAAATCTCGATATCAGATTGAGCAGTCCCATGTCAAATACGAACCAAACACACAGCAACCAAAATCGCATAATATCAATTTCCGGTAGGATaacaaaaatcatcaatgttATTCCAATCACATGAAAAGTTTCGGGAACTAGCACTGATAATAATTGAAGTCTTGATGGTTGTTCTTTTGATTTGTAGAAACATACAAATGAGTTTATCATCTCGGGAACAATGAAAGCAATCATCAAACACGAGATCCACATAATTCGTTCACTTTTAGATTgaacaagaaaatatttcttcattTCATTTCTGttggaatttttaatacaGTGCACTGTGTGATTAGGCTCCAATTGTGATGTCATAGATAGCAAAGTGGATCTAGATACAAGACagcttatgaaaaataatgttctgTACGAAAATAATGCCAACACTGATAACAACTTggttaattttctttttaacctTCTCACTGACGACGGAATACTAGGCAAGCTGTTGaatgatttattcattttatccaCGAAGCTtagactgtaaaaaaaaaattaccgtaattagatgaatttttgaatccaACAAtggttttgtttaaataattacctatTAAAGTCATCATTCGTCAATGGAAGCTTGTCATTGTCCGAGAAATCGTCATCATTTTTTAGATCCGAGTACATatcgtcaatttttttatcctcagGCAGcgttttatatatacttagtctgaaaaattataaatagttatgaaaaataacttttaaaatatatcaattttatatttttttatcgaattattcgaaattaTTGCTGAAATggaatgaataataaatggaaaataagaCCAGTCAATTTCATTGAAATCaatatgatattttatgaaatgtatgtcttgattaatttttgtttgatgaaaacagaaaattttactgaaaaatggaaattaaaaaaatgtaaccatGTCAGGGCAGCTGCCCGAAATACAAGGATCAAATATTCCCATATATGGAGCATAAATAGATTATACgtggttttatattttccatacGTGATTAATATATGTTCCATGTATGAACTATATGTATTGCGtatatggatcatatatgtttcaattataatttatatatggtCTATATGTTCTAAATATGAATCGTATACTctgatgatatatattttatatatgaaacATATATGGATCCGTATATGACTCATAcatgaaatatatatcatctataaataaatcatgtaTGCTttttgaaaccttaatctttcagttaaaaaataagatataaaatagattttagaaaataattaaaatataaaaatatatatatacccccccccccccattgTAACTAATAAAagattaaagatttttaaaaattttgtatgcagtcaaatttataataacaaatatgaCAACGTTGTTTCCATTGCGCTAACCGCGATACTCATCAAatacattttcaattaattttcatccAAGTTACATTACTACGACAATATCTTCTTAAGTCATTGAAAAGTCTTAAAGCTTtctaaataatgataaaaaatattgaacaaattttgttgacATAAACTacgattataattataacaatgaaaggaacaaaaaatcaaaatgtcCCTCAGTCGGCCCTTATAGGATCTACAATATTGCAAGATTTGAAGTACCtattaatggaaaataaattattgatagcTGATGTGTtgtcaaattttgagataacGCTAAATTGTTATTCGTTATCACGAAAAATCCATTTCGCAAGGATAATGccctgttaattattattagtgagTTGCAGTATACGGTCTCTGTAGAGACCTTTTACACCTTTGTCTTCAATTGTCTTTTCCTATTATTAGACCCAAAAACAAAACCAAAGAACTTAGAAGATTTCtgtctcgaattatttattaggaTTACGCAATAGgcatgaattaaaaaaaaatctttaaattagaGATTTCGAGCCTCaaattgctttttttaattcttcccATACATTTTGATgccctaattttttttacctaacgccttacttttttttacagtcaGAGCGGTCATTCTATACTGTACTGCATATGCCTGTGTTAAGCATGTAAACGAACCCACCACAATGACCAGAAAAACCCTAGAAAACCTGGTCGAGTAAAGGCAACCCCTTTGTGGTGACTTCCCGAAGCATTGGACCCGAGATgtactgaaaaaaatcttGTTCTTGCGGAGATTTGAATCCATGTACCCGACGTCTAAAGCGCCAAATAATCTCTCACGGCTGGCGCCCGAGACTGCTCGGCGACGGCGTTCCAGTTCAATACCCTATTAGTTGAAAATAACCCTACACAAGctgttttatttatgtaaccTTCTACAAATCAGTCAACGTTCcgtaatattttcttttaaccaaCCACATATGgtccataaattaattataaactccAAAAGCTATTAAACCTTtaagacaactttttttttacctcacgTATTAGCGTtctaagttaattaatttagagcAATAATCTGATCTACCATAACTTAAATCCGGCAATAAGTATTAGtaatgcaaatttaaaaaaaaattacacccgTTTTGTCATCGTTCATTTCaatgtaaacaaaataataatagaagtTAATAATAGAAGCGATTTATTATATGCGTCTTGCGATAAACATGTGAGTAAGACGTCGATCTAGATTCTTGGACTCACTCCATCTTAGTATCAATTTACCAGTTTTTTAATTGCAGCAAAAAATTGTGCAGTGGGTTGACCGCTGAGAGGTCATAATAAAAACATCACCTGCTTTATCCCGTAACTACCGAATTTTCTAGGCCAAATTGGAGgacaaaaatttgtttatccATTTATCCCAATTATGTCAAAAagataaaacattattttaaataataagtgaaCAATGGTTATTAGTAAGtttattttgacaaaaaatatatatgttgttAAAGATTCTTAtagagtaattaattactaagactacggaaaaaaattgtggTGCCTAAAAACCATAATATTGGGGTAAAACAATGTAGTAGCGGGTAGTCCAGAATGAAGTAAAAGGTATATTATACGCAGCTCTAACTACTAAATATTCTAGTAAACATGATAACTGTAGTTGGCGTCACTACATGTGTAGTCCCAGTTATTTCAAATGAGTAAAAGCATTTCTTTACACCAATTTGAAGTAATTTTAACAACAGCTGCAGCAGCCACGATTTTTTCCGGGCAATAGACCAATCTtataataaacatatttaaatttcttagaaTAATCGAAAACACAAAGAGTTAAGATACAAACAACATAGCATAATTATAGCATGAAATATTCAGTTACCTAATTACATGGTTAATTTACAAAACATTTACACTAGACACAGATGAGCAACAAAACTTACATGAAATCATATGAAAACCAGAAAACAAATACTTAACAGACTAAAAAACTAGTTACGTCACTTTACAATCAAGCATCAGAACACATTTTCACTCATCACTAAATAATCTGGTCTCTTAAAATTTTGGAACTTCATACCGTGCTCGTTACTCTTCTTCTGATAAATCAGCACCTGATggatgcataattttgtacCACTTCTTCTGCTCCATCAGTgcgttattaattttcttttcaatacgTTCAATGGCAATATCATGGGGTGTCTTCTGAGCATAATTGAGAGCTGTTTTGTTGATTGAGGGCTGCTTGCACAACCATTTAACTAATTTATAGTTGTTGGAATGCACAGCAAGGTGCAAAGGTGTGTTGCCACCTTTCCTTTCCTGGCCATTGATGTCGGCACCCATTTCTAAGAGTACTTTTAATTTCTTGATGGCATTTACTTTGTCTTCACAGACGACAATATGAACACACTGTCTCTGACTGAAATTGTAATCTAATAATAGATGTCGATTGTCGTCATTAATAACCTCTTTCAAGGCTATTAAGTCAATGACGTCTCCTTGACGACTAAAGTAGTGCGCTAAATTATCTCCTCTATCGTTTAAACAGCCGTTCAATACAATTTTGAATCCAGACTTTGCTAACATGTTGCTAATTAAAGTTGCGTTATGGGTCAATATACAGTAGTAGATACCGTATTGAGAACACTGGCTCAAATGACTCGTTGGTCAGTTATTGTTCCATTAAATATCCCTCAGCAGCAAGTTATCACCCAATgcggattattattataaagttCACAGATCAAATATTATCACTGAAATACATTTGGGGTCTGGCAAATGGTATCAATGTTGACGTCATGCGTAAGATTTGAACTGTCCACTCATGTTGTTTGTTATTAGTTGACGTTAAATAAGATAATAGGTAACTGAGCATTTAAcacttacaaaaattaaattgatatgCCTTCATTACTTTCACTTGAAGTTTCGTCAGATTCGTCAATATCGATAGGATCGTCACAAACTGCGCCGTTGACCCTCAAAATCTCCATCATTCTTGCATTCTGACGTTCATATGCAATATGATAGGCCGTTTTGTAAAGGAAGTTTATCGCTCCAAGTTCAACACCGGGTTTCTTACACAGCCATTCGGCCAATTGGTAATTTTCAGTACCTGCAGCAATGTGAAGCAACGTATTACCAAACTTCAGTTCCCGTGAATTTATATCTGCACCCAACATCACCAGTAGTTCAATTTTCATCACGGCATTAGAAACGTCGTACTCCGCAGCAATATGAGTACACTGTCTTCCCTCGTGATCGTACTGGAACAATAGATCTAGGTTTCGAAGAATGACAGGCGCCATATCCACCAGCTCGTTCATATTCCCCGCGCGGCAGATATAGTGGAAAGTATGTCCTTCTTGGTTGACTAATTCTACGTAGTCTATACCATTCCGAAAATGTTCATTCTCCGCCATCGCTACTTTGTTGCACACTTGCGAACTAGAAAACCGTCTGCAATCTTATGAGAGCCAACCGTAACTGATAatcctaaaattatttataaaaacaaatatcatacatttgattatttttcttattatccCGATGTTTTTAAGCTTTCATATATGCTTTCGATCTGAGATTTGTTAGTTACTCATAAAAAGACAAATATATAGCCGATATAACATATTATAACAGATTAATCACAGCCAAgagttgtaaaaataaattcttataggGGAGGGTGGGCAGAGCAGCCCCTTGATGCCGAGACGGCCCTGAAATtctgatcaaaaaaaaaaatttaatatactaaTCCATTTTTCGACTGATTTTCTAAAGCTGAAGCAAACTTAGCTACTAACaacattcaataataataatttatttttcaattgataaaattttttaaataatacaaaataatatgtaatctaaaaaatcaaaaaacacgttttttgggttcaaaataatgacaaataagaaatatagaattgcttttttttattaaataacaattagtaattaagctAATCGAGAGAACGATCTATTACaccttaaaaaattgtttttgagCAATATGAACTAAAAATAGTTGTcaagggaaaaaaatatattcttgatgatgaaaacaatttaaaaaaaaaaataagtgtccATAAATTTGTTCGAAATACGACAAAAGTGAAGTGACCTGATGGTTGAaagccacaaaaaaaaataattggcttAGGAGGGCCGCTCTGCCCCACCCTCCCCTACTTTGATACAGTCATAAAGAATATGTTTCATGTGTCGTTAGCGTGCACCtaatattacattttcaaCAGATAGTGGTtaggtcattttttttattccgcCATTAAATCGCTCATTTTACTACGTATCTGGAATCATATGATACCCTTTACATATCTTTATGTCAACACTTGGTAATAAAAATGCAGTTATTTCTTAtcttaatgtaaatattagcggcaattttttctgttataatttatttgctaaACACTGTACAATATCGTTCGCTAGGCGATGGCTATAAAAACCTATTACTGATTTCCATTCATGCCCTCAAGTATCATCAAGGTTACGATGGAGCGTACGTCAGCACTGAGTTGTAAACGCccacgttaaaaaattttttattcatatcattGTTTATAAAAGATAACCATAAATTGTTACGATAGGTTATGTAGATCACTATGTCTAGTCGCAATAGTCTATGAGTAATGTGTATAAAAAGCAACGAAAGATAACGCTAAACTGATCTACAGCAATAAACAACGGGGTAACGACCGTCACATGTTTTCGGTAATATTAATGCGCGCCAACGCGTTgtatagaatttattaaagtatataTTGTTTTGCTCAACGTTCAACGAACTCTTGTCATTATAATATGAATTCAAGGTTACGAAGCTAGATATTTATGCGCGATAGTTTAAACAGGTGATTAATAATGGATTCCACAGCTCATTTTTTGTGCGTGGAGTAGGTCAAAAGCGCTCTAATGGACTACAGTTTATATGTTGAGGTTGGTTTAGCTTTTAGTGATTTTTCGTTTGTTTAATACTGAGGTCTACTAACGTAGATATGAAAGGCGACAAAacgaaatttatcaaatataaccTACGCTATGATGAAATCCTACATAGGTCATGTTTGAGAACGATACCTTACTAATTAAACCTTTAGCATCGGGCGTCTCGGTATATAAGCTGCGCTCAACCTAGTTTAGCACCGGCCCACCTGAACATTGAGTAGAGTTTCAAGTTCAAACGCCAAAGGATCAATGCATTTGAGGCTTATAATTTGTGATATAGTAAACCCTTTCCCGGTTGAGCCCCTACTCTTAATTTGAATTGTACGTCTTTGTCATAATGAAAGAGCGCTAGCCTGCTTAGTAAAAAAGGATCAAGAGAAATAGCAGAAGGAGGTACATGTATGCACTTCTACGATTAAACCGTTACTCAAACAGCCTTACTAAGAACTGTGATTAGTTTTATACCCAAACAGCTTACAACGATACTCCTCGAGATGAAATACCAAGAAAGGGTTAACCCATTTGGGCTTGAGTCTCGAAGTATATCAGTGGTCGTCAAGTGGGAAGAGCGCGAATCAAAAAGTGTCGTGGATTTTTATGCATTCAATGTAAGAGTAGTAGTGTAACTTTACGCCCTTTCTCACTTCTTTCAACCCTTCTTTGTGTCCAGCAACAGCGCCGTTATTAGGATTGTTAAAATGACTAAGTTGgatattgaatgaaaaaaatctttttttctgtaacaTTCCCACCCGCGAGTACTACGCACTTACTCTAGTTTTACAGCAATCCGCCGAAAAATGGAACGGGGTTTTTAGGCCAACGGTTAAAGGGTTAAGTTTTTCAAAACTACTTTAAAATAGGTaatgatgtaataaaaaataattatgttgtttttttcattgcgCAAGCATTATCTTATTGCATGTTTTGCATAGTTCGTAGATATCTGTATTTAATGTCTCACCTTTTGTATCTTATCGTGACCTAAGACGGATGTAAGTGCTACTATTTCATTTTCAGACCTGTATTCAAttacaacaatttttaaatactagtCGTGTTATTTACTTCGTGtcaaaataactttaataacatattaaagttatttaatatgGTGGATGAACAAAGTGAAAATGTTGTGTACGTCGAATTGGCACCTAATATTCTAGTTCCTCAAGAATGGCCTATATGCAGGATAGAAACATTTCTTTTGaaagtaattgaaaaattaataaatcattgcCAGCATACGAACCCCATTCTTCAAGTGACAAATATACCAGCCCGGTTGGTCAGACGTGAAGCCATAAATGGGatgtgttatatttttaaaaaagtgtccAATGAGTAAGTGTTTCCGAGCGACCTCTATAGCTATAACTGCGACGTGTTTACAAACACTTTCTTAACACATAGTGTCCCACTTGTTTTTTATTCCAGACAAACAATTGGTGTTTATATTTACGAAATAGTGATCCCTGAGAATGGAAGTAACAACACGGCAAAAATAATCAGCGGAAGTAGTTATCACGAAGTACTGGAGCTAGGCTACAGAGGGCCGTGTATCCAATCTAAGAAAATGGCCTGCTACCTACGGCCTCCATTACTTAAGTAAGTTGCCGATTATCTTCAATTTACTTGATAGCAGTCTATATGTCGTATTAGGTTTTACTAATTAGACCGTACAAAAATATTGTTCCTATCTCTAGTGACTTGTCCCGTATCCATTACTGCAAACACATGTGCTATCAGAAATAACGATAAGAACATTTAaccaaatattgtttttactgATGGCAAAATATAAATGCGTATAATATAGACAAGAATTATAAAGATACATCAAtgataaggaaattttttttcaggatgACCTTACAAGAACACAAATACAGATTTTATGACGATAAACTAAGCCAATGAAGCTCGTGTAGCTGCGAGATCAGATGACGTAAGTTGGCGTATAGattagtataaatatttgataccTTGACTTTCAAATGTTCTTTTAGACCATAATAGAGTTTTTCAGGTCTCTGGAAAACAATACTCAAGGCTATTTAGAAGCCATCATAAGCCTAAATATACATGAACCAACAACccaaaaaattggaaaatgaTTCGGATCTTCCATTTCTGTTTAACCTATTTTGTTAATTGGTCTTTATCGGTTGACTTTTTGTTGTGTTTTGTTTCAGAGAGACTTTGGCTCATAACATTAACTTACTTTTGGTATCTAtcgtcacatattttttattttattatcttggtTATTTTGCTAAAGCAACAAGCAGATACTAAGACAGTTCTGAACAATCTACTATAATTCGTCGTATGAAATCCTGTACTTACtcatgagttaaaaaaaaaaaaatttgcagatTGCATAATACTTTCTAATTACAAACTTGTCCAGTGTTGCATTAAACTGACATAGTTCGGCGGTTCATTTTACACAAACAACTTTGAGGTCAAAAAAGCTATTGTCTTTGACATTGGCAACCGTTGATAACATTAATCTTGTTTACCACGAGTAGCTCCAAGCATCtgtttctatttaaataaatttatcaatattgttcCAGCACTTGTTTGTAAATTCggattatcatttatttatacttatattcaGGTGCattgaaaaagtatataaagCACCGtgttattcattttcatttattctcgTCGCATTCGCGGCTTTGCCAAGTACTTTGCAACGCCCAGCTGCTACATATTTTactgcaataaatttgaaatttcgaaGAAATGGCCGAGAATTCTCGTTATGTACGTTTGGACGCTAATGGTACGGAAGGTATTGAAGAGCCTAATCCAAGTAGACGGATAAGAAACAAAAGCATTCTTGAGAAGATGTTAAATTCAAACGACGCTGAGAGTCAGCAAGTGGCAAAAAGAAGAAGAGTAGAAGAACGTCCTGCATCTTCATCGAATCCAGATTATGTGTGCATAAATGATGTCTCGATTAACTCACCCGTCACACCAATACCAGCATCTCCATCACCGGCAGCCTTAGACTTTCCTACGATATCTAGAAGAATTTCACAATCATTAGAAAATCTCGCGAATGTGTCTGGATTTC
This genomic interval carries:
- the LOC128669013 gene encoding uncharacterized protein LOC128669013, producing MYSDLKNDDDFSDNDKLPLTNDDFNSLSFVDKMNKSFNSLPSIPSSVRRLKRKLTKLLSVLALFSYRTLFFISCLVSRSTLLSMTSQLEPNHTVHCIKNSNRNEMKKYFLVQSKSERIMWISCLMIAFIVPEMINSFVCFYKSKEQPSRLQLLSVLVPETFHVIGITLMIFVILPEIDIMRFWLLCVWFVFDMGLLNLISRFSDRRNAKNNIVFIVGDVIILANLAIENIVFSLHDSTIYDNSFWIIILSSSFIFFGFWQDVSYSILSPTGYIRTFNTAREQLYPVRHYTDALASQWRITVFLVSSFTILYITGDNPVDIVLHFVDSFKQHNITLIENTQQKIVNYNGTIVDLGRVISIPDGSLSFVVLVLLTQILLSVLSNVEDDKGGLRILRGFDFRSRLGWNIPLSFSFVLIIWTFFVLDPYCNFNYDSIIPRFLSFDSRKQGLRKELSLHSQNISDVWKILGSIISILWIGVHTIIRYYRLMVENKKPFSNENHKRPLFNRWLSSIKSKNQSNFEKELITWKTNQEIQLNASFNSSFLKY
- the LOC103579106 gene encoding NF-kappa-B inhibitor cactus; translation: MLAKSGFKIVLNGCLNDRGDNLAHYFSRQGDVIDLIALKEVINDDNRHLLLDYNFSQRQCVHIVVCEDKVNAIKKLKVLLEMGADINGQERKGGNTPLHLAVHSNNYKLVKWLCKQPSINKTALNYAQKTPHDIAIERIEKKINNALMEQKKWYKIMHPSGADLSEEE
- the LOC103579105 gene encoding uncharacterized LOC103579105; translation: MAENEHFRNGIDYVELVNQEGHTFHYICRAGNMNELVDMAPVILRNLDLLFQYDHEGRQCTHIAAEYDVSNAVMKIELLVMLGADINSRELKFGNTLLHIAAGTENYQLAEWLCKKPGVELGAINFLYKTAYHIAYERQNARMMEILRVNGAVCDDPIDIDESDETSSESNEGISI
- the LOC103579104 gene encoding uncharacterized LOC103579104 encodes the protein MVDEQSENVVYVELAPNILVPQEWPICRIETFLLKVIEKLINHCQHTNPILQVTNIPARLVRREAINGMCYIFKKVSNEQTIGVYIYEIVIPENGSNNTAKIISGSSYHEVLELGYRGPCIQSKKMACYLRPPLLKMTLQEHKYRFYDDKLSQ